The following nucleotide sequence is from Candidatus Krumholzibacteriia bacterium.
TGCGCGCGACATCGCCGAGGCGCTCGAGTACGCGCACGAGCAGGGCATCGTGCACCGCGACCTCAAGCCGGCCAACATCAAGCTTACCCCCGAGGGCCGCGTCAAGGTGCTGGACTTCGGCCTGGCCAAGGCGCTCGAATCCGAGGACGGCACCGACCCGCGCCTGTCGCAGTCGCCCACCGTGCTGGCGAGTTCGCCCACCATCGCCGGGGTGATCCTGGGCACGGCCGCCTACATGAGCCCCGAGCAGGCGCGCGGCAAGAGTGTCGACAAGCGCGCCGACGTGTTTGCTTTCGGCGCGGTGCTCTACGAGATGCTCACCGGGAGTCAGGCGTTCGTGGGCGACACGGTGAGCGACACGCTGGCGTCCGTTTTGAAGACACAGCCCGACGCCGCCGCGTTGCCGGACAACACCCCGCGCGTCATTCGCGAACTGCTCAGGCGCTGCCTGGAGAAGGATGCGAAGCTGCGCCTGCGCGACATCGGCGAGGCGCGCATCGCCATCGACACCGCCCGCCATGCGGGACCGGACGAGGCCGGTGGAGCCGCCGCCGCGGCAGCGCCGGTGGACGGCGCCGCGCGCTTTCGCGCCAACCTGGTGTGGGGTGTGGCCACGCTTGCCATCGCCGCCGCCGCCTTCTTTGCCTCGCGGCTGGTAACACCGGCGCGGCACGACGCGCCGCTGCGCAAGCTCGCCATCGCGGTCGACGACACGGACGGCGGCATGAGCGCCATGCGCCTCGCGCTCTCGCCCGATGGACAGCGCATCGCCTACATCGCGAACGATCGCCTTTGGGTGCGCGAACTCTCCAGTCTCGAGCCCGCTGAAATCCCCGGGACGGAGAAGGCGGAGATTCCCTTCTGGTCGCCGGATGGCACCCAGATCGGCTACCGCATCGGGTCCACCTTCTACCGCGTGAGCGCGTCGGGTGGCAAGGGCACCGTGGTGAGCGCAACCTCGGAGTCGTTCACCGGCGGTTCCGGGGCCGCATGGACGCAGGACGACCGCATCGTCTTCACCACCGGCGCGAAGGGAATCCTGGAGGTGCCGGCGCTGGGGGGCGACCCGGTGGAGATCGTCCCCAAGTTGCCGGACGAGACCGATATCCACGAGCCGAGCGTGCTGCCCGGCGGCCGCGGCTACCTGTTCGTGTCCCACCTGCAGAGCGGAGGACCCCGCGATCTGGTGGTCTTTGCCAACGGCGAGCGCAAGACGTTGCTCTCGCTGCCCAACCAGCGCCTGTGGACGCCGCGCTACGCGTCCACCGGACACATTCTCTTTCGGCGCACGCCCACCAACTCCGGCATCTGGGCGCTGCCGTTCTCGCTCTCGTCGCTCGAGGCCACCGGTGAACCGTTCCTGGTGGCACTCGACGGATCGGAGCCGTGCCCGGGACCCGGCGGCCTGCTGCTGTACCGGGCGGGTGGGGGTGTCGCCAGCATGCAGTTTGCGTGGATCGACCGCGACGCCGGCATGACACCCATCAGCGACGTCTTCGAGAACACCGGGCATCCGGCGATTTCACCCGACGCCCGTCACTTCGCCGGCATCGTCAACGAGGGAAACAACAACGGCGACATCTGGGTGTTCGACCTGGCGCGCGGCACGCGCCAGCGGCTGTCGTTCGATCCCGCCTGGGACATCAGTCCCACCTGGTCACCGGATGGGAAGACGGTGTACTGGGTGAGCACCAGGGATGGCGTGATTCGCGCGCGGCGCGCGGACGGCACCGGAGAAGAACAGATGCTGGTGAGGGGCTGGGGTCCGGACGTTTCGCCCGACGGCAAATGGATGGTGTTCGACGCAGACAACCCCGCCACGTCTTCCGCGGATGTCTTCATGGTCGCGATGCCGGCCGACAGTACGAGCGAACGCACCGCGGTCATCAGCACCGCCAAGAACGAGGGTGCGCCGCGCATCTCGCCCTCGGGGAATTATCTCGCCTACGAGTCCGACGAGTCCGGCCGCGACGAGATCTATCTCACGCGATTCCCGGGTTTCGAGGGCAAGTGGCAGGTCTCGGTGGCGGGGGGGACACGGGCGCGCTGGGAGGGCGCGCGGCT
It contains:
- a CDS encoding serine/threonine-protein kinase, which gives rise to MEPNTRLGNYEVIEKIGAGGMGEVYRARDTRLGRDVALKLLPAVFADDPDRLGRFEREARLLAALNHPHIAAIYGLEHAEGKRFLVLELVQGDDLSTRIAQGPIALEEALPIARDIAEALEYAHEQGIVHRDLKPANIKLTPEGRVKVLDFGLAKALESEDGTDPRLSQSPTVLASSPTIAGVILGTAAYMSPEQARGKSVDKRADVFAFGAVLYEMLTGSQAFVGDTVSDTLASVLKTQPDAAALPDNTPRVIRELLRRCLEKDAKLRLRDIGEARIAIDTARHAGPDEAGGAAAAAAPVDGAARFRANLVWGVATLAIAAAAFFASRLVTPARHDAPLRKLAIAVDDTDGGMSAMRLALSPDGQRIAYIANDRLWVRELSSLEPAEIPGTEKAEIPFWSPDGTQIGYRIGSTFYRVSASGGKGTVVSATSESFTGGSGAAWTQDDRIVFTTGAKGILEVPALGGDPVEIVPKLPDETDIHEPSVLPGGRGYLFVSHLQSGGPRDLVVFANGERKTLLSLPNQRLWTPRYASTGHILFRRTPTNSGIWALPFSLSSLEATGEPFLVALDGSEPCPGPGGLLLYRAGGGVASMQFAWIDRDAGMTPISDVFENTGHPAISPDARHFAGIVNEGNNNGDIWVFDLARGTRQRLSFDPAWDISPTWSPDGKTVYWVSTRDGVIRARRADGTGEEQMLVRGWGPDVSPDGKWMVFDADNPATSSADVFMVAMPADSTSERTAVISTAKNEGAPRISPSGNYLAYESDESGRDEIYLTRFPGFEGKWQVSVAGGTRARWEGARLYFTSDSAMMEVEVTETPELRLGNPRQVFLIDDAHVYLGRTSSYDVERGGKRFVMSYNASSSVASQMLEMIVVENWPAEFSKPAK